The sequence below is a genomic window from Babesia bigemina genome assembly Bbig001, chromosome : II.
ACAAGCAGAGCAAGGTATCCATTGTAAACTCCAATACACCTCATCGCCGTGCAGGCTGGTTCGTGCGGAGACGAACAGACGCATGCGCATATATAGCATGGTACGTCGATGTGCCGCCAGTCACAGCGAACTTGTAGGACGAGCAGCGCCTCAGGAGCGAAAAGCTGCACAAGAGACGCGAAAGGTCGAAGTGGGGAGTGTACAGGGTAGGAGGGACGATGCTGTCTGTTATTGTGTGCGCAGCTGCCTGGATTGAGGTACCTGAAATTGCTGGACACCCAGAAGCAAAACTCGCTGACAGAAAACAAAAATTAAGTACACGGACTGTCTCTACATGTGCTCTTGCAGCACCTGTAGCCCCATTTCTTGCTGTCACGGTCGTAATATGATCCCCAGATTGTAGTGTGGCCTAGCGTATATACGTCTTCCTTGTACGCAGACAACGCATATACACGCGTATAGTTGCTTCTGTGCGTCGCTATGCCTTCAATATAGGCAACGCTTACCTCTCCGATGATTGTGGTGGGTCTCCCGATGGATCCGCGGGCGGTTCGCCACCTGCGGCATCAGGGCCTCCTAGAAACTCCGAACCGCCATAACGCTCCAGCAGTGCCTGTCTTTGCACGCTTTTTTCTTTCTGCGGCAGCATGCTACTAAGGAAAAGGCGCAGCGTACCTGGCGTTTCTCCGAGTCCTTCTTGTACATGAACTCAAGTTCAGTGGGTTGTGCCATGAATTTTACGGCGGAGCCCTTTTGCTGCACCTCCCAGGCAAATTGCTGCAAGGCGTCAACCATTGAAGAACAGGACTTACCTCCATCTCCTTCAGCTTATGCGCATCGCCGGACGTGAAAATCTCGTTGTCCCCTCGGAATGTGTGCTGGCCGGTGTTTTCCATGCCTATTAGAGGGTCATCGCGCAGCGAGCGGGATTTCGGATCATAGAAGGCCGAATCGACATTCAAGTTGATGAGATATTTGGCGGTGTCTTCGCGAATGCGCAGGTTCCGCGTGGTCGTGCGCGTTCTATCGTCGGTGGTCCCGAATGTGGCTTCGCTGTCGGCGAATTCATCTTTCTCGTTCCCTCTAGGGCTCTCGTCGGTCTCCGCGGTTTGAGATTTTAGCTTGgccgccagctgctgcatctGGAGGCGCTCCTGCTCCTCCTCAACGGCCTGGTGGGCTTCGACGAGCAGCTGGTGGGAGGCCGGGTCGAAGCCTGCCCAACGGTCGCGCACAGCTTCGTAGCCGGTTGCGGTGTTTTGCACTATGAACTCGTCTGGGCATATGTTGGAGTTGGTGTACTTCGCGCCCTTCTTCCGCGGCCGCTCGACGCAGCTCTTCGCGTCGTGGGTGATTGCACCGCAATTCTCACACGCGTTCTTGCGATACTTGATGGCCACATGAGAGGTGACGCCCTTTTGGCTGGGGGCGTCCAAATGTTGCCGCCGTTGCTCGTAGGCTCGCTGGTGTTGCAAACCTGAGGTCAGTGAAGGTGTAGACGCGGCATCCGACGCACCTGGAGTGGCATTCATGTACCACGGCGCCTTGGCGATGAACCGCGGGATGTGAGGGTTGACCTCGCGGTTGTCGTCAGTCCGCGAAGCATCACCATCAGCGGCTGCCTTGGCGGCTTCGGCTGCGTCGTTGGGACGCACGTCGCGCCGCGGCGGCTGAGAATCGCCCTGCATTGGAACAGGTTTGGCAGAGCGAAGCAACCACGCGCAGCCGATGCCTCCGACAAACGGTGACCGCCGTTAACACAAGCGATACGGAGTACTTAGTGCATCCACTAAAGACGGCAAAAAAACGCGTGCCTATGCTGCGCCCACCTGCTAAGCAGATAATCCCAAAGGGAATTATCGGCAGACAACGTGTGCTACCTCACGTGTCCTACATTAATATAACACTTTGATGTGTTGGAATGTTAATGAGCGCAATGAACAATGGAAACGCCGAAGATGCTCTAACGATACCATGGTCTCCATAAAATCAACACATTATTACACATTGGCTTGAAACAACCTTCACGCATTTTTAAAGTATGCTGTGCGTTGATAAACGTTGTCAAAAGGCTATGAAAGCAAGTGTATTCCCTTTGCTGAACTATTCATGATGCGACTCACGGTTACAACGACCGTTTAGCGTATAATTCAAATATACGTGTACACATCGCCAGAATATCGCAATTCACGTTATTGTTTGCAAAGGTGGCACGCACGTTCTCCCAGGTGATCTGCGAGCCTTGGCGGCCGTCCCAAAGTGGCGCAATCAAACCCCGGGAGGTACCAAAATATCGGCTCTTGTATCACACATCTAAGGTAGCAACTTAATGGAGTGCGGTGGAAGTGGAAATCTGCGCAAACATGCAGCGCGCCATACCTGGGGAACCTGCGCAGCGAGAGGTAACACCTAAGCACCGGAAAGGTAACCCAAGGGCGCTCTTGTCACTCAAAGCGGATAAGGAGTTCTAAGCGCACAAAACTGCCCACAGCAAATAGGCCATGCGGTGGACGAGAGCCTAGTTCGCAGGGGACGCCTCTGCGCATCGTGGAGAATGTGCGAACGCCCATAGACAAACACGGGTGCGGCAAAAAGCTCAGTCTTAAGGAAGCACGCCGCTAAACATTCAGCCATAAACCAGCGGTTTAGACGGCTTTCGCGGCAGATATATCGCAAGGCACTTACACATCTGCCAAAATGTTGGAGCAGCCGATGGGTTCTCTCGCGGGCGCTGCCGCAGTTAAGAAAACCAACACAACTTGCTTCAGGAACATAGCACTCTTCATCACAGGTGCGCAGCAGTGACGACCCGGTAATGATGTGCAGTGTTCATGTACGCCGGTATGATGAGCATCGTCCTCAGGCCATATCTGAGCCCTCTCAGCGCCTACGGATTCGTCATTGCGGCTACTTTTAACGTTGTATTCGGACTCTTCTTCATAAGCTTTATCCGGGTTAGTCGACGGAGTATTCCGCTAATGTTGCAACAGTCCTCGAACACCGACCCTGGAGCGGTGCCAACAAACTGGGGATTCTATATGGGAGACGACACCAAAAGGAGGCGGTATTGCAAAGTGTGTAACGTATGGAAGCCAGACAGAACACACCACTGTTCCGCATGCAACCGTTGCGTGCTAAACATGGACCACCACTGCCCGTGGATCAGCAACTGTGTCGGGTTCTACAACCGCAAGTACTTTATGCAACTGCTCGTATACGCTGTTCTGGGGCTACTGTTTATTGTCGTACAAGCGTAAGTGCCTGCAGAGAATAGTTCACGGATCTTGCAGCGTGTACTACCTCATCAACGAATCTATGCTTAGTGAAAGCGCAGACGATCTTGCGAAACACGACTCGGGGATCAGAGCCATCGCAAACATATACGTGTGCGTAATGGTCTTCGTTGGACTTGCGCTGATATTTGCACTTATTCCGTTCGTGCAGTTCCACTTCAAGCTCGTGCTCAAAAACTCAACCACCATCGAAAACCTCGATGACGCAACGAAGGATCAAGGACTCTACGATATGGGAATAGGCGCCAATTTGCAGCAGGTATTCGGTGTCAACCCGTTCTGCTGGTTCGCGCCTTGCAACCTGCCGCTCAACCGCCCGGTTGGGGACGGTGTCAGATGGACGCAGTACTACTACGACAACATACCAGAAGGACCTTAAGAGTTTAATATTTGTTCCAAATATAGCCTTCGCGTGCTCGTTTGTAACTCACTGGTGCACAGTGCCAAGGCGATCTGTTATGGCGGTTGCGTAGTATTTGGTTCTTAGGTTCCATGAGTGGCTGAGTCTAACCTGGGTCGATTTCGGTGTTTAGCCAGAGCTACTACGTTAGTGTTGCAATGCCAAACACCTGCATAGATGTAGGGTTGAGTTTATGAGATGATGTGAGATTGTCGTGCCTAATGCTTGGAAGTTGTGGATTTATGACCGCTGATACCGTCAAGTATTTGCTTAATGGTTCTACCAAGGCTTTACTTATGGTATTTAGCGCATATGTAGAATCAATAGCACGAGTGCGACTAATTTAAAAGCGCCGCCAAAGGAAAGCCGATGGCAACGACCGCGGTATCACCTAGTCCGCATGGTACTTCTCTCGCCATGCAGTGGAACGTCTGAATTGCGCTTAACAATGCAGTAGTGTATACCGTAATTTGGCTACGCATCAATCTTCCACCGATTGTCTGAGTTTACAGGTGCATTCAACATTCGAAGCGTAAATCAACCGCCATAACAAGGCCATCGGCATATGGTGGAATACGCGGTTGTGCAATAGGACTTTTGACGCGTCCCCATTATATACAACAGTGACCATCGGGCTATCTCCAAGTAATCTACCGTCATATCATCGGCAAATGACGACAGCAGCGCTGGTGCAACCGGCGTCAGACGCGACTTGCCAACAAATGCACTGACATCCTATTTCATGGCGCATCTGCAGCAGTGGCTCACATTTTCTTATGAGTTTGCTGAGTTTTtttggagtggacaaatgGTTGGTAAGATACTGTACCAAATACTCGTTGAAATGGTCTGTCCTTGACAACACCGCCCACGGAGGCCTGTGAAGCTATTGAGCGGGTACAACATGTTCGGTGCTAGACAGTAGAAAGCCGTCTCTCCCGTATCAACAAGTTTACGCACTTCCAGGCGTGATGTTAATCTTACACTCCACCTTCCCGACTAACGCGCACAGCTCACCTCACATAAAACCTATTCCTTTAAACAACTTAACACCTAATGCAACTTGCGCTTTTAGTTGTTGTGTGCCTAATTGCGGCGGCTTGAGCTGTAATAAACATGCTCACAGCGGTTTATGATGCTCCATAAGTGATCATCGGTGGTGTCTCAGAAGCGCCATCCCGGGTATGGCAGCAGGCTATCTCTAACGTGAGTCAATAGCGTATTTTAATTAGTTCGGCGGCTCAATGATGCATACCGGCACACTTATTGGGCGACTCAATACGTAATACAGGGGTATTTTCCGACGTGGCGGCCACTGGAAGGAGAACACCCTTTAATCTGCTTGTTACAACCTGTCGTACAATGTCAGGTTCTGATGTGCCAATACAAACATAATAAGAATCATAGGTTCACTATGTACCCTTACCGTATAGAACTTATATActgcgatgacatgcgttTAGGAAGCTGCATGCCACTATCCCACTAAGGTAGCTGCGAAATGCGGATATTCCATTACTGCGTTACCTTCTACCCATTGGACGCGTAGAATGTGCTGAATATGTACGCTATTTGTGTGTTTTAGATGTCGAGAGCACTTTTGTGTATTTTCTAAGGCAGCTGTTTAAGGGCTCAGAGCATAAGTAGATTCAACATTTCATACACCAATAGCAGGCGCATCAACAAACGCATCGtcacaaaatggtgtacaacTCGTTGACTGATGCTCctcacaacctcaaggagggcattgactggttgattgCCCTTAAGGGAACTAATGCTGAGAGCAATTTCAAGGCTATGGCTGCCGCGGTGCACAAGTTTCTTGCAGACAAGCCCGTTGGCAAGATGGATGTACCTGCTCTCAATAAAATAAAATCCATTTTTAAAAAATTCATAGGACAAAGTGCGCTTAATAAACACTCATTCGTGAGAAGACTGCTGGGCAGATTCGAAAGGAAAATGAGTACGAAAGTCAGCTTATTCCATAAACGCTTTGGAAGTCTCGACCCAAGCGATTGTGAGAACGTCATAGAGGCTACAGGTGTGAAACCTGAACACATCGCAGTGGAGTTGGCAAAAGCTGTGGATGGGTGTGAGAAGTTCTTGGGAAACATCAAGGCTTCTGACCATTATGAatctgcttacagttcaaGAGCTACGTGGGATTCATCATGCTCGAGAAACCCAGAAGCTTGCGCAGTGGTTCTCGTGGGAATTGCGCCAATTCTATACACAGGTCTACGGTCCCTGAAAGAGGCCAGTGCGAACGTTGCGAATCGTCAATGGCTAGTTAGTTATACGGAAATGCATCTCAAAAATGTGATGAAAGCTGTTGGATACAAAACAGACGAATGTCGCTCTGGCATTAGTGGATTGGACATATTTAAGACGTTACGTAATGTGAAATACGATATTTTGAATTCAATATACAGCCTCGCTGGATTTTGGGCCTTCTACGGATTTGATAAAATGGGAGATCTAGTAGTTGAAATAACCAAAGACCGTAAAGCTGTGCCAGCCGTTGACGGTAAAGGCAAACAGCCTGTTATCCCCGAAGCTGAACCATCCGTCGATCCTGTGAAACCTGAAGTTGGTGAGGTTGAACAGCCTGTAAAGGTTGCAAAAGCTGCTAAAGTGGCGAAATCTGGAAGGTCTGGCAAGAAAACTACCAAGGTCAGCCAGAACAAGTAGCAGAAACAACTAAAGCAACTGTAGTTCGCTGAGCAGTGAGTGGCAGTCTTACGAGTACTCACCAGTCATTTGTAATTTAAAAATCTGGTGATGCCCACAAAAACGTATGCACTTTTAGTGCACAATACTGCTCTCGAAGAAATACAGTAATCACGGTCATGGTTTTATAAACAACTTTGCTTGTAGCGCAATTCGCTGCTTGGTTGTTACTGTGTCGAATCCATTTATCTTGGTATACCAGACGTTTTATGTATGGCCTCACTTTAAATCACGCTGCCGACTGCCTTGCAGCTCTGGTGAATGACGGAAGAGTGCAGTTTGGTACTAGATTTGTAGCTTGATAGTTACAGAAATGCAGCC
It includes:
- a CDS encoding Palmitoyltransferase PFA3 — protein: MLEQPMGSLAGAAAVKKTNTTCFRNIALFITVFMYAGMMSIVLRPYLSPLSAYGFVIAATFNVVFGLFFISFIRVSRRSIPLMLQQSSNTDPGAVPTNWGFYMGDDTKRRRYCKVCNVWKPDRTHHCSACNRCRKCLQRIVHGSCSVYYLINESMLSESADDLAKHDSGIRAIANIYVCVMVFVGLALIFALIPFVQFHFKLVLKNSTTIENLDDATKDQGLYDMGIGANLQQVFGVNPFCWFAPCNLPLNRPVGDGVRWTQYYYDNIPEGP
- a CDS encoding mRNA processing-related protein, putative, translated to MQGDSQPPRRDVRPNDAAEAAKAAADGDASRTDDNREVNPHIPRFIAKAPWYMNATPGLQHQRAYEQRRQHLDAPSQKGVTSHVAIKYRKNACENCGAITHDAKSCVERPRKKGAKYTNSNICPDEFIVQNTATGYEAVRDRWAGFDPASHQLLVEAHQAVEEEQERLQMQQLAAKLKSQTAETDESPRGNEKDEFADSEATFGTTDDRTRTTTRNLRIREDTAKYLINLNVDSAFYDPKSRSLRDDPLIGMENTGQHTFRGDNEIFTSGDAHKLKEMEQFAWEVQQKGSAVKFMAQPTELEFMYKKDSEKRQKEKSVQRQALLERYGGSEFLGGPDAAGGEPPADPSGDPPQSSESNYTRVYALSAYKEDVYTLGHTTIWGSYYDRDSKKWGYRCCKSTCRDSPCT